In the Arachis stenosperma cultivar V10309 chromosome 8, arast.V10309.gnm1.PFL2, whole genome shotgun sequence genome, ATTGTTATTATTTACTTTATTTTCATTTCCCTTGCCAAAGCCACACCAATAAGTAGTGTATGTTTATTTGCCTTTTGAAAACGACACAACACACACAAGCTAATAAATAAAAGCATATCTTATATGGAAAAATTCTCTTTCTATGCTTTATGAAAAAGTggtatatatataacaaaagtaaaaagagttatatgatatgatatgataCGATGTGATGATGCCCTGGCTAGAAATAGGGTGTTCAAATTCAAAAcgatctaaattaaattattcatttaatccaatttaaaataaaatcgaTTAAAACTGCATTGATTTGGAtttgattggattttattttttgcaaacTGTTGGATCGGATTAGATTTCAAATCTACTTTTCATAATCGATCCAATCACATCCAAACCGTGccataatattattattttattattatatttacaattatacttataacatgttcaatttattatacatttttatattattcatgtattattattatttaataaatattttacgttcaaaatattatttatttatttattttaactaacctataattttatttctattatgTTATTGTAGGCTTTTTAAGATATCGTACAGACTTGTTAtgttattgttaattatttaaaatttgatgttgagacttgttatatgtatttaatttttttaatttacaaaaccgCAAATCCAATCAAATCCAAATTGCTTGAAATTAGATCGGATCGgatagaatatttttaaaaacatcatccaatccaaaccgcaccgcaAGTATAATTAACGTTCGGATTGGATAAATTTTTTGCTCAAAACTGATCCAAACCGCACTGCAAACACCCTTAGctagaaataaaatactcttGCTTATATCATATATGAATAATGTtacacatttaaattttttttattaactaagtttaattatattggtttttttttacttaaaagaaaataaacaaaaacaaagagagagaaaaaaacaaaaaactgcTTAAGAAAGGCAGTCCCGCTGAATACTACTCTCAAATTTCTTCTAAGACAATGGAAGCTCCACTTGGGGAGAAAAGGTCCTCATTGCGGTCTTTGCCATGACGTCTGCTACTGTATTTGCATCTCTCAAGATCAACCGAAGATCAGCATGCCATTTCCAAGACATGATATCTCGGATTTTTAATACCAAAAGATCAATAAACCCAGAGCAATCTTGTAAATTATTGACAATAGTAAAAGCATCCACATATTCTGTCTCACATATAATGTCTCTTTGTCCCGAGTTCCATGCTAAAAGAAAGCCTCTCTAAATAGCAAATAACTCTCCTTGCAAAATGCTACGACTCTCAATTGTTCCCAGACAGCCTCGTTGCCACCTTCCCTTCCAATCTCTGCtaacacaagcaaaaccaacTCGAGCACCACTGCTAGGATAgctagcatcacaattaatcttaaagGTACCCACTGAGGGGGAAATCCAAGAGCCACTAATGGTTGAGGGGATAGACAGTCGTTGCAACTGAAAAATATTTCGGAGCTCCTTTTCCAAGGACAAAGCCATACCaatcaccttgtctgtggtccAATGCTCGTGAGGATGAAAGATCTCGTTATTCCTCGAACGCCAAATCCACCAGAGACCAGAAAAGAATCTAAAGGGGCGCTGTTTGTTATTATGTAAGAACCAACTCATCAAATCCACTGGTTGATCGGAGATCCCTAAAGCTTGCCAAACAAGTTAGGCCTTTGGACAATCCCAAATACAATGTAATACCGATTCCTGACCTGAGAAACATCGTGGACAGCTATCCATGTACGAAATGTCCCTCCTAAAACGAAATGCAGCAGTAGGAAGAGCCTCCCGAAGACATAGCCAGGCCAAAAATTTGTGCTTTTCTAGAACATGTTGACGCCAAAGCCAAAGCCAATTACCCCTATCCTCCCAACTAAACATCTTCTTACTGAGCCACAAATAACCACTATGAGCATTATAAACCTTTGAAGTCGCACCAGTCCAACACCAACCGACCTCTGAACCAGCTTGAACATCTGGGTTGTAAGAGTTAATATTGCTCTGCAGAGACTGATTCAGAGGAGAATAGATATTCTCAAGGTTCCACTGTCCAGATGACCAAAGGTCCAAGATCCTGAGATCCGAATCAGAAATGTGAACATAATCCATCTCCTGACTCAGTCGCTCCTCTCTTCTCCatttagaaaaccaaaagtTCTGTTCCAAATCCCCAATGCACCAAATAAAATCTTCCTTCAGGATATCCCAAACTCAACATATACTCTTCCAAACATAAGATCCCCTTTCTCAAGACCGACTAAGACAATCATCCTTAGAAGAATGATATTTTTTCGTCAACAGGTGAACCCATAACTTATCGGGATGGTCAAAAAATGTTGCCAAACTAGTTTTCCAAGAAGAGCAATATTGGCACAAAAAGGATCTCTAATTCCCAGACCTCCAAACTTCTTATGGGTGACCAATACTTTCTAGTTAACTATATTTAAGCCTCTACCATCAGCTTGACTTTTCCATAGAAAGTTTCGCATCATGGATTCTATCTTATTAGTTACCCCTTTAGGGAAGAGAGATGCTTGCATGCGATAAGTAGGAATCGCAGTCACTATCGAGTTGAGCAAATAGAGTCTACCTGCCTTATTAAGCAATCTCCCTTTTCAGCTGGCTAGCCTTCCCCGAATCATGTCCAGAACATCGTTGAAAGTTACACGTGTCACCCGAGAGTGATTAAGGTTCACCCCTAAATACTTGCACAAGTTCTGGACAAATCTGATGGAGGAGACTCTAGTGAAAATCTATTTTCTTGTCGCTGAAACATTCCTAGAGCATAGCGCTTTAGATTTCTCCACATTAACCTTCATCCCAGAGGCTCTGCAGAAAATTTCCAAAGCTACCATTACAGTTTGAACTTGCTGTTTTTCAGCTTTATAGAAAAGAAGCAAATCATCGGCAAACATCAAATGAGAAATTCTTGGACCCCCTCTAGAAACCGTAACCGGCTTCCATAAGTCCTTATCAACTTGCTGATTAATAGAACAAGACAATCTCTCCATACACAACACAAACAGATACGGTGATATAGGATCTCCTTGCCTAAGACCCCTGTTCGGAGTGAAGCTATTTAATCTATCCACATTCCAGAGGATAGACAGTGAGAAAGCAGTGACACAACGCATAATCAGATTGACTGTCGGAGGAGGAAAGGCAAAACTCACCAGGGTTTGTTTCAGAAATCCCTAATCCACTCTATCGTACGCTTTCTCCAGATCAATTTTAAAGGGCATGGTACCTTTCTTTGACTTTGTCTTCTTCATGAAATGGAGAACCTCTTGTACTACAACGATGTTGTCTGGGGTTCCTCTCCCCGGGATAAACCCTCCTTGAAGGGTCCAATAATCTCTTTGAGATGGGGACGAAGTCTATTGATCAGGACCTTCGTTATAACTTTGTAAACCACATTACAGAGACTAATTGGTCGGAAATCCTTCATAGAAACCGAATTTTCTACCTTTGGAATAAGAACCACAAGAATTTCCATCATCATTGGATCTATATCCAAACCAGAGAACGCATGACAAACTGTAGTCAAAACatcaaaaccaacaatctcccaatattatataacaaaaaataattataattaatattattttaaattttattatttaattttagttcataaaaaaacttaaatatgtaatcttattcatatattatatatCTTATAATCGATTGTCTAACTTCAATTTTTCATATACACatcttaatttaatttgaagACCACTTTTTTGCACTTAAAATATAATGATTTTGATTTGCTCTAGATTAGAACTTTAAGATCCATGAACACGCACCTGATTCGGATATGTCTACTTTTTTCGATAAGTAAAAGTAAATCACAAAGCAACACAAACAATATCACCATTCATCACCACCGATCACAACTCTCCTTCTTCAACGAGAATATAAATTTCACGGTTCCGTCGTCACCCACGTCACCATTATCACAGCTCCCTTAGCCTTGCACCTTTTCATAGTTATGTTTTCGGTTTGAACTTATTCACTACACATACATCGTTGAAGTGAAAGTGTTTACAGCCTTTACTATGACATTAAATTAAAATCTCCTTCAAAAAAAAAGACATCAAATTAAAATCTCACAACAATAGAACTAAATGAAAAGAGGAAATAATTTAgataaagatattaaaaatattttttttaaagatatttttaaaaattaaaatttaatacatacaatcaattaaattatattacttttattaaaattaaatcgGACAAATTAGTTtagcaaaaaaattaataaattaaattttgaatcggtataaattaatattttttataaaaaattactacaatatttttattataaaacacaACTAAAATAttcctattatatatatatatatattaattttgaaaattttaaattctaatctATAATGACAGAAAAAAATGactagaatttagaatttttaaaattaatatatataataagagtattttagtcattttatataatagggatattgtagtaattttttataaaaaataatattaatttagaccgattcaaaatttgattcactatttttcggtcaaattaatttgtctgacataattttgacaaaaataacacaatttaaataattatatatgttaaattttaattattaaaaaatatttttttaaaaaagacgTGTTTTATGCGTCTTTATAGGAACAAAAAGAAActgattttatatatatatactacttAAAGGTTCTTCATTAAATTGCTTATGCATATCAATTGTACAACTACTACACTTAAAATTAGTCatatgttttgaaaatatattttaaaattaaataaaaaatatataaatacataataactaattttaaatatacatatataatgaggtctctaattttaaatatacatatataatgaGGTCTCTCGTAGTTATAAGAGTGGTGACTACTAGTGGCTAATATTTGACTTgccaataaaaaaataatatgtgaTAGTCtttgttaatatatttaaaagaatCAATGTAGCGCTTGTTTATTGTGGTGGTAACTTTATCATTTTATAATCCGACAACTTGAATGTCCATTGGCAACGTGAAATgaatttgagaaaaataaaaaattaaaaaaaataaatttttgttacCTGCAAATTCTTTGTAAATTAGATATTAATtcattaagaaaaaaataactaaGTTCTAAAAATAAATGTTAGATTAAGgaactattttaaaattttttttattaaataaaaagtttttatcaattaaataaactttagctttttatttattataatttatatcaattactcatatttagaatttagaatttaaagtttataatttattaattatggctagattaattatataattttaaatataataaatatataattataaatattacatatataaaattataatgattatattatataaaataattttagatatcttagatatatattatataatatattactaattttacaattaaaatgtaCCACATATCACTTTCTCATTataattgaaatcaaatattttctactaaaattaaatagttatctcctcctctctctctctctttctatttctcACATTCTTTTACCCACTCTATTTctcttatatatcattatcaataacTAATTAcgaatttaataatcaaaatatgCAACATAACAttttctaattataattaaattaaaattataattataaacaTTTAATAGAGTGGGTGAAAAAAGATGAGAAATAGAAAaagggagagagaagagaaaataaCTATTCaattttggtgaaaaatatttgatttcaattgcAATGAGACTAtgtgatacattttgattgtgaaattagtaatatataatagatatctaagatatctaaaattattttatataatataataattataattttatatatgtaatatttataattatatatttattatatttaaaattatataattattctagccataattaataaattataaattttaaatcttaaattttaaatatgagtaattggtataaattataataaataaaaaactaaactttatttaattaatcataaaGAGTGCAAcactttatttaataaaaaaatttaaaatagctCCTTAATCTAACATTTATTTTTGGAACTTAGTTATTTTTTTCCTAATGAATCAATATCTAATTTACAAAAGACTTGTggataacaaatttttttttttttttaattttctatttttctcaAACCCATTTTACGAGTGTCAATGGACATTTAAATTGTTGGATCATAAAATGACAAAGTTACCACCACAATAAATAAGTGTTTCATTAATTCCTtctaatattaattatatgttacttttttattgacaaataaaatattagccACCAATAATCATAACTTTTATGGCAACCGGAGATTTCacctatatataatattttattttctatatataataGATGTTGAAGGAAGAAGACTAAGTCAGCTTAATTACTTGTGGAACTGCTAGTCAAACAGAGAATCAGTCAAAATAGTTATGTAACTGATTCCTTAAGTAGCTCTCTTGTTTAGAGTATTAAGCCACTCTATGTGTATAAATAATGGTTAGTGGCTCACTTGTAAAGACACACatttttgaattggtgaaaTTTTAGATAAAGtcgacttcatgtgaagttgttaaatgaaaatttagtcaaatcagttaaattatttaacgattCTCAGGTATCAATTTCATGTAAAGTCAATtgcacctgaattttcaccttCTGAATTGAAAGTTCTGCATATTCTAATTTTTCTATGCTGTATAGTTCATAGCTTTGAGCTCTCTTTAGATTTGTAGTGCAAACTCTTACAATagagtctttttttttttttttttggaaaactTTTCTATTAACCTATTGATGATTCTCTCTATTTCTTGTATTGATTGCGGGGTACAGCCGTACAGCCATAAATACACTGTGTAATTTCATCAGTACTTATTATAGAGAGAGAGTGGTCTCTGACTCACTCTGCTAAACtactttaattttctgcatgATAAATGGTTGTACACTTTTATCTTACTTTGCTTGCAGTGATCTTCGGTACGATTTTCCCAAGTTTCGTTGGTAATGTAtctttgtttaaaaaaaaaaaaaggattatGTGGTTGGTATTTAATTGACTTTGAGAAGAAAATTGGCATGAAAAATATTGGTATTCGATAATATTAACGAAATAATCATGCTTTTAAATATTCATGTGACAGTTAAACGTTGGTGTGAGAAACTAATTAAAATGCTGATCATGAGATTTATAAGTGATATAGACAAGAGAAGGAAGAAGTGAAGAACGTAACTGCTAATTGaatttctgttatttatttcttctcttagcTGCATGATAATAAATAGaactataaataattaaataaaagaggagtgctgctacacatacaagtctttttgacttacaagtcttacaagttaCTAGGCCTTTTAATGCGTTATTCAACGTTTATTGTTTTCAAAGCGCGATACtcactcttcctcttcctcttcctcttcttcttcctcttcttcttcgttttttttttcgattttcatgatttctgaaatcaagatttgaaatcgttttgaagaagaagaagcagcagaagatgaggagaaagagaaagagttctgaattatgcaacgaattttgggtgtatttcttaaatactttgggtgtatttttcgtaatcatttgggtgtatttctgtaatccttttgaagataatgaaacttcagaaatacacccaaatgattaCAGAAGTACACCCAAAAtaattacagaaatacacccaaagaattacagaaatacacccaaacggttacaggaattcacccaaacgattatagaaatacacccaaaggattatagaaaatacacccaaaagattacaaaattacacccaaaggatttaaagaaatacacccaaatttcgttaaaatacatattatgcataattcaaaactctttctctttctcctcctcattttctactgcttcttcttcttcaaaaacgatttcaccatgaaaaatcgaaaaaaaaagataaaacagagagaaaagaacgtaaatgaagaagaagaggaagacgaTGAAGAAAAACGtgcagaaacgaaagaaaagaagaagaagaagagtaagaggaagaagaacgtgcagcaaaaagaagaagaagaagaaggagaaagagaaggcaagaaacgaaagaaaagaagaaggagaagacgaagaggaagaagaatggttCGAAGCGTGTTTTGAGCGTTAGTTTTAATTGAACTTGTAAGGCTTACAAGCCTTAATCGCTTGTATGCGAAGAATTACTCATAATTAAATAGCTAAATTAAAGGTTATTTAAGAATTACTAATGTGGAGGATTTAGTAGTATTTACGATTGAACGTATCAAATTGCATTTTCTGCAAGTAAATATATCTAATTTCAATACAAGTGTTAATATATAAGACGCtgtgaaatataaaataattggCCAATTAAAAACAATcgacaaaaaaattcataaaaaaaatctatgtAATGAAATGATaacttctaaaaataaaataaaataaaataaaataaaatacctACAGGCTTCCACCAAGTATATCATGacatattaattattatgtaacCATTGTAAGAAATAAGAAGTAAGAACAcatatcatatttttattttattaattaaaatataatataaattgttgagtttggaaaCTTAAGATTTGATGATaattaaacattattaaaaatattatttacaaaattgttaatatattttttggttattattaatttaattaccaATTGGTTGTTTAACAAGTTTTGTTAAAGTGTGTAGATTTGGTTATtgagaaaaagaaatttaaaccCATTATGATGACAAGGCTCGGTCTTTgcaataataaatttaaataaagtgGCTGCGAATTATTTTGATGCTAAGCTAATGCTCATTGGGCCAGTAAATTATTGTGTAAGCCCAAATTTAATCTTTGTTGTAAAACCAATAAAGCTTGGTTCgaatcaaaaagaaaagaaggaagaagtagtgCATGCTTTCCACGAATATTCTATCCCCTCTGAtggaatttaaatttaattaaatagatTTAATGCATGTATTGATAATAGGAAAGAGAAAATGCAATTGATTTGATGGTATTTAATTTCCACACGTTACAAGGCATGAGAGGGAAGTAGATAATTAACTCAttctaattttcttctttaCTTCCAGTAAAAGCTTTTcattcttctctcttttctctctcaaTGTTTTGGTCATATCTGTCAGGAAGAAGCTTGAAGATGTAAGCCATCAGAAGTAGAAACAGAGAGTCTATGAAGAAGCAAGCGGCCAAGGTGATGGTGGCCCTTGCAAAAAGAAGATCAATAGTATGGTGTGGCTGAGATCCTTAGCACAAAAGGTAAGATATGGTGAGAAAGTCTCAAGATCTTCATACCTAGAAATGGAAGCAATCCATTTCGGTCAGAGAAAAAGATCCATGGGGTATGGCTCGTTTCTACCTTCTGTTCATCCATCACAGTAGGTAGCTACTGTAGCTACGTGGAGGAAGAAGTAGAGGTGGAGCAGATGGAGCTGTCAAGGATCAATGGTTCATCAAGGGTCAGAAATCCTTCTTGGAAACCAAGTCAAGATGGAaggctcggattgatgaagttTGATGAGAAGGGATGAGAGAGAGGTACATGCATGTTAGTTTTGCTTTCAGttccctctctcttctctctgtcCGAACTGGTTTTGATGATTGAATAAGAAGAAGTTAGCTCGGTTGAACCGTTTTAACCTTGGAGGGTTCcccttctataataagggtgaacAGCCAAGGCTTGAAGTAAGGAGAGAAAGTACAGAGTTCTCATAGCTACACAAGctaacagaagttcttctccttcaatgtgtttcattttgtattttctttaagTTTTGTCTTTTTTGAGTCTCATGGTGAAAAAgacaaacagtgaggtttgtaaaaAAAAGTCAGTGAATGAAAAAAAGCAGAGTgtacaaaattaaagaaaaaaagccATAGGtgtcttagaggtcctttgtacatctatgtgttgtgtatcatgattctgtgggaatttccttgcaagttgggttagcacttagcagttgaaagtttggtaggtgaccaagtcaagttcaggattggagatagattctggacttgtcccagataggaagggtagttcctagggaaAATTGGTGTATGCAATCaagatgattatagtgaaattccatcattgttgtgatggagactggatgtaggctgcattgcatTTAGCAGCTGAACCATGATACTTCTTGGTGTGATTCtatctttctcttctactccatttctgatTCTGTTGCATAGGAGACAAATTGAAAGATATCTCCTGACTGGTtatgagacaaaaagaaaatgtctcTTGACTAgttacgagacaaaaagaaaaaaaatctccTGAAGCTATTTCAAAAGGCAGAAAGTTATTCTCagcaaaaaggggctaagatttaaccccccttctcttagccactgataaccatcaattggtatcagagtttggtctcaaagagatcaagctttgcagcttggagaaaagatccTGATGGCAGATAACAGTGGCTCAAACTTGGTGGCCTATACTCTGACAGAAGGGTAgtcaagcaacagacctcctCTCTTTAATGAAAAGAACTACACGTATTGGAAGGAAAGAATGAAGATATTTGTTCAATCAGTAGATTACAGACTCTAGAAGATTATCCTGGAAGGTCCTcaatttccaaccactacagGAGCTGATGGTGTGGTTTCTCTCAAAGGCAAAGCCAGTTGGACTAAAGAAGACAGAAAAAAGGTGGAGCTCAATGCCAAGGCTATCAACTTACTCAACTGTGTAATCAGTTTTGAGGAATACCGACGGGTATCAAGATGCACAACAGCAAAGAAAATCTGGGACAAACTtcaaatcactcatgaagggACAATCCTAGTAAAGAAGACTAGAATAGACATGCTGAACAGAGAATATGAAATGTTctcaatgaaggaaggagaatcgATAGATGAACTGTTTGAAAGATTTAACATCATCATTAATGGCTTGGAAGCTATGGGATCACATATCCAGAATCTGTGCCTGTGAGAAGAATTTTGAGAAGTCTCACAAAAGAATGGGAAACTAAGGCAATAGTGATATCTGAGAATAGTGGTCTTGATTCTATGACTTAAGATGATTTGAGAGAGAATTTACTTGCTTTTGAAAATacatatttgaaaaagatacaAAAAAAGGAATAGCTCTCAAATCTGTTactaaccctctggatgatgaatccagtgataatttatctgaaaatgattttgttttgtttgctaagaaattcaggaaaatggtgAAACTTAAGGAAAGAAGCAAAAGGAGCAGCTCAAGGAAGAAGGATCTCAGCAAAGTGATCTGCTACAACTGCAAAGAGGCTGGGCACTTCAAATCTGATTGCCCTAAACTGAAAAAAGAGGAAAAGccgaaaaagggaaagaagaaggGACTCATGGCTTCTTGGAAAGACTTGGAAAATgattctgaagaagatgaagaatctGAAACCAAGTCTCAGACCTGCCTCATGGCCGATCACGTAGAACAGGTAGTATTTCATAACCCTGACACTAAAGACTTTCATCTCATGATTGATCAGCTTtctgaaaaaatcaaatatttccTAAGTGAAAACCAAGATCTTGAGTCTCAAATAGAAATTCTGAATGCAGAAAATAGTTTTCTGAAAGAAAAATTGAGAGAGGCTGAAACCGCTGTTGATCTTGTTGAAGAAAACAAGCGGTTGAAAGTTGAAATTAAAAGTTGTGAAAAACAGCATTTTGTAGTTGCATATCTAAACTATtttgaagaaaatgaaaagttTCTTTAAGAGGTAAAAAGACTCAAAGAAGACCTAGCCACTTTTGCTCAAAGTtcagaaaatttaaattaactattggctagtcaaaaacctctttatAATAAAGCTGGTTTggattttcataaaaattcaaaatctgtTGAAAAACTTTATTTTGCAAACATGGCATCATCTTCTAATGATGTAAGGTTTCAAAACCCAACAAGCTTTGGGAAAACAGCAACTCATAGATTTTGTAGATTATGCAAACGAAATGGTCATTATCACATTCAATGTTTCTTTagtgaaagaatgattggtgataaAGTTTATAAAATTGCTTGTGATTGTAATGGATTGGGACAAAGAAGATGGTTTGACGTTAAAGGATCCaaaaagatttggatacctaaggtcacttgagcttattttgtaggtttgcctagcatccaagtgAAAGGACAATATGTGGTATATAGATAGtggatgctctaggcatatgaccaGAAAGGCAACCTTCTTCATtaagcttgatgaatatgacGGAGGGTTTGTCACTTTCGGTGATaatgaaaaggaaaaaatagTGACAattggaaaagttggtaaaagtTTCTCTTCTTTCATAAATGATGTTTTACTTGTTGATGGACTGAAACACAATTTACTAAGCATTAGCCAattatgtgatattggttatgaagttatttttagaaaattagaTTGCTTAGTTATTTGTGAAAAATCTGGAGAAATTTTGTTTGAAGCTAAAAGGTGTAACAATGTatatggattaactcttgaggatttaaaagataaaaaaataacatgCTTTACATAACTTGAATCTGaaaaaatggctttggcataAGAAATTGGGTCATGcaagcatgtaccaaatttctaaagTTATTAAGAAAAACTTGGTAAGAGGAATTCCAAACattaaatttgataaggatattatttgtgatgcttgtcaattaggcaaacaagtaaaatcctcttttaaactAAAAGATGAAATTTCCACCAAGAGGCCATTAGAAAAGTTGCATATTGATCTTTTTTGTCCcactagaactcaaagtttaggaggtaaacattatggttttGTAGTGGTGGATGACTACTCTAGATTCGGTTAGGTACTCTTTCTAGCTCATAAGAATGA is a window encoding:
- the LOC130945739 gene encoding uncharacterized protein LOC130945739 — encoded protein: MDYVHISDSDLRILDLWSSGQWNLENIYSPLNQSLQSNINSYNPDVQAGSEVGWCWTGATSKVYNAHSGYLWLSKKMFSWEDRGNWLWLWRQHVLEKHKFLAWLCLREALPTAAFRFRRDISYMDSCPRCFSGQESRPFRFFSGLWWIWRSRNNEIFHPHEHWTTDKVIGMALSLEKELRNIFQLQRLSIPSTISGSWISPSVGTFKINCDASYPSSGARVGFACVSRDWKGRWQRGCLGTIESRSILQGELFAI